Proteins from a single region of Mycoplasma leachii PG50:
- a CDS encoding alpha/beta hydrolase, translating to MKNKNNESFKKRLGKKIFKAAKKPFRFIYWLAGNLTILKSNKKLGYISKIDDINKLNKIMKYYYKRDELVLCDDNKIENISFLTSDNVKIKGIKFITNKDSKKWIISSHWFAGEKYLGLIHTKAFIELGYNILSFDFRNHGDSEQTEVISMGLFESIDLIGAINYLISNNEVETLGLFGMSMGAYICNYVAINHKQLLDKANVKFIISDSAYGSIESLLYKNWKERLHILINKKLARKIINKTIDLQNLATNHDQKELNLFDMYENQKMIPANAPILFIHGCNDQITPHTDSLRLFINRSTYNSDDELLIYNSCNHCFSFKEHYYQTIYRILMFENKIIKDNSATKLALDKMGISDEIISNNFNEIKEVSTFYFSKNKNNMF from the coding sequence ATGAAAAATAAAAATAATGAATCTTTTAAAAAAAGACTAGGTAAGAAAATTTTTAAAGCTGCTAAAAAGCCTTTTAGATTTATTTATTGACTTGCAGGTAATTTAACTATACTTAAGTCAAATAAAAAGCTAGGATATATTAGTAAAATTGATGATATTAATAAATTAAATAAAATCATGAAATACTATTATAAAAGAGATGAATTAGTATTATGTGATGATAATAAAATAGAAAATATTAGTTTTTTAACTAGTGATAATGTAAAAATTAAAGGTATTAAATTTATTACTAATAAAGATAGTAAAAAATGAATTATTAGTTCACATTGATTTGCTGGAGAAAAATATTTAGGATTAATTCATACTAAAGCTTTTATAGAACTTGGATATAATATATTATCTTTTGATTTTAGAAATCATGGTGATTCAGAACAAACTGAAGTAATTAGTATGGGTTTATTTGAAAGTATAGACTTAATTGGTGCTATTAATTATTTAATTAGTAATAATGAAGTTGAAACACTTGGGTTATTTGGTATGAGCATGGGTGCTTATATATGTAATTATGTAGCTATTAATCATAAACAATTATTAGATAAAGCAAATGTTAAATTTATTATAAGTGATTCAGCTTATGGATCTATTGAATCATTATTATATAAAAACTGAAAAGAAAGACTACATATTTTAATAAATAAAAAACTAGCTAGAAAAATTATTAATAAAACAATAGATTTACAAAATTTAGCTACAAATCATGATCAAAAAGAATTAAATTTATTTGATATGTATGAAAATCAAAAAATGATTCCAGCAAATGCTCCTATTTTATTTATTCATGGGTGTAATGACCAAATAACACCTCATACAGATTCATTAAGATTATTTATTAATAGATCTACTTATAATAGTGATGATGAGCTTTTAATTTATAATTCATGTAATCATTGTTTTTCTTTTAAAGAACATTATTATCAAACAATTTATAGAATTTTAATGTTTGAAAATAAAATTATTAAAGATAATAGTGCTACTAAATTAGCTTTAGATAAAATGGGTATTAGTGATGAAATTATTAGTAATAATTTTAATGAAATAAAAGAAGTTTCTACTTTTTATTTTTCTAAAAATAAAAACAATATGTTTTAA
- a CDS encoding BspA family leucine-rich repeat surface protein, translating into MKKLLTILTSCSAVFLITASIILVNKNNGENNIISYNAQANTKQHVVTGQGLNRKITKIGYYKKNEKTIISQIPPTVSTIAADLPPEITSLEYAFTGNNQYVKWETKWNTSNIEDMSYVFYNTNYINDPSIA; encoded by the coding sequence ATGAAAAAATTATTAACCATTTTAACTAGTTGTAGTGCTGTATTTTTAATAACAGCTTCAATAATACTAGTTAATAAAAATAATGGTGAGAATAATATAATAAGTTATAATGCTCAGGCTAATACTAAACAACATGTAGTTACTGGACAAGGACTTAATAGAAAAATTACTAAAATAGGTTATTATAAGAAAAATGAAAAAACAATAATATCACAAATACCTCCAACTGTTTCAACAATTGCAGCAGATTTACCACCAGAAATAACAAGCTTAGAATATGCATTTACTGGAAACAATCAATATGTAAAATGAGAAACTAAATGAAATACATCAAATATAGAAGATATGAGCTATGTGTTTTATAATACAAATTATATTAATGATCCAAGTATTGCTTAA
- a CDS encoding MyrrCad domain-containing protein, with product MFKNASSFTHDLSGWKLTNYANNKDFGLDDKKQPKWISKPVEVPKPNIQPRSEDESNTISSIISDPTVTTPIIKPDSTPSLPDPIINTPNDENESSIINQPVEEPKLPIEKSESPESKNEIAEVEDTLKIDSENSVDRKNNNTNKFPLIKPNTVISKSKSNNAAVITGVVLGTFSLLGIGAGTGYYYRKNLKNFYLRSTDKIKEKISRIKSKK from the coding sequence ATGTTTAAAAACGCTTCAAGTTTTACTCATGATTTAAGTGGATGAAAACTAACAAATTATGCTAATAATAAAGATTTTGGATTAGATGATAAAAAACAACCTAAATGAATATCAAAACCAGTTGAAGTGCCTAAACCAAATATTCAACCAAGATCAGAAGATGAATCTAATACTATATCATCTATAATTTCTGATCCTACTGTTACTACACCAATAATAAAACCTGATAGCACACCTTCTCTACCTGATCCTATAATCAATACTCCAAATGATGAAAATGAATCTTCAATAATTAATCAACCAGTTGAAGAACCTAAATTACCAATTGAAAAATCTGAATCACCTGAATCTAAAAATGAAATTGCAGAAGTTGAAGACACACTTAAAATTGATAGTGAAAATTCTGTTGATAGAAAAAATAATAATACAAACAAATTCCCGTTAATAAAACCAAATACAGTCATTTCAAAATCTAAATCAAATAATGCTGCAGTTATTACTGGAGTAGTTTTAGGAACTTTTTCTCTTTTAGGAATTGGAGCTGGAACTGGATATTATTATCGTAAAAATCTAAAAAATTTCTATTTAAGATCAACAGACAAAATAAAAGAGAAAATATCAAGAATTAAATCTAAAAAATAG